The following coding sequences are from one Comamonas koreensis window:
- a CDS encoding helix-turn-helix domain-containing protein: MDEFTVRTTAQLPTLLKAFRKTAKLTQADVATRLGVTQQTVSAMERNAESVSAERLMKLMGILGVDLVLRARPATSPDTGRELQTLDSW; this comes from the coding sequence ATGGACGAATTCACCGTACGCACGACGGCACAGCTGCCGACGCTGCTCAAAGCCTTTCGCAAGACGGCCAAGCTGACCCAGGCGGATGTGGCCACGCGTCTGGGGGTCACCCAGCAGACGGTCTCGGCCATGGAGCGCAATGCCGAGTCGGTCAGCGCTGAACGCTTGATGAAGCTGATGGGCATCCTGGGCGTGGATCTGGTATTGCGCGCCCGCCCGGCCACGTCTCCGGACACCGGCCGTGAACTGCAGACACTGGATAGCTGGTAA